A region of the Scatophagus argus isolate fScaArg1 chromosome 14, fScaArg1.pri, whole genome shotgun sequence genome:
TGCCAAAGGGGAAGACACAGAACTCAAACATTCTGATCCATTCTGATTGCCTCCCTCTGTCGTACACCACGCAGAGCTCTCTGTGCTTCCCTGGATACCCTCGATTCCTGCCCTCCCTGGTTCCCCTTGCTCCCATTTCTTCCttctgaaggtttttttttcctgatcacATTTACTCACCTGCCACACCAACATTCAGGACAATCTGTTCTTGTTCCTCAGTATGCCTTGGAAATATcctgtatatttttgtatacAGATTTTTTCTTGGAATAAGCTTACCTTGACTGTTTGTATTAAGACTTTTTGAAGTTTTCTATGATTAAACTGGTTAAAACTAACTCCTGGCGACTGTGTGTACTTTTTCTTAGTTAGTTTACTCACATTGTAATAACCTGCATATGCACGTTAAATTTAATGTATAGAAGGTTTAGAGACTTATACAACACCATGCTGCTTCACACTGTGTGGATATGCCTGCACATACAATACCAATAGGAATAGGACTTTCAGATTAGGGTGAGATACGTAATGTGATTTCCTTGGTAAAACTACAACAACCATAATGCCTAGGTAACGATGACGTCGGGGGGGACACACCTctcactgtgattggctgatgtaTTTATCTCTCCTTTGCAAGGCTGAAGGTGAAGTGGCAGTATAAATTACTGTCTTGTCTTCCTGGCCAAAATGTCATCCGGTGGACTTTTAATCATGCACGCTCAAATTTGTAAACGCCTGGTAAGTCAGTTTCTGTAGTTTGGGTTTGTCATGTAATCATAGTTTAgaaatgctaatgctagcaaCAGTCTGGTTGGTTGTAAACACAAGGCCCTGGTTAAATGTTGCGTCTGTGGAGCGTCCTTGACCATAGTAATGCTACAGCCTAAAAGCACGTGATAACTGCTCCAGGTGGCTTGTGTGCTTTAGTGAAGTTATCTCATATCACTGGCGGTGCATCAGCAAGGTCTGCTTCTCAGACTGACTTAGCAGAAGCAGCGTTACAGCAACAGTATCAGTAGCTAGCTTCGTAGCTTACCTGTAAATGTTAAAAgccaaaaaaatgtaatgtacgAGTGTGACAAGTGCCAGTTTGACCGGCACGATGCGTGGcttaaatgaaaattttaacCCTTTTTTGGTCCCCCATTTCATAGCCAATGTTACAAGCCTGTGTCTCCTGCCTTTATTGTTAGAAGCTAACGTATTTCTCATGCTTGTCTACTAGCTCcaaatttgatttatttgaccAAAAAATTCCGTATCCGTGAGCTTCAGGGGGAACTGCAGTTCTAATAGGAAAGCTGGTATGAGAAAGAGGACCTCTCTCACTTGGAAGATGAATTGTCCATATCATATCTTGTCATTGTAGGCTCACAAGTACCTCTCAAGAACCTACACATCTCGGCCTTCGCTCAATGTAAGTAAGTTACAGGAACGTAAatgtcaaatcacaacaactATATGTTTTGATGGCACGCTGTAATGCAGATTTATAATGCATGCTTTCAGGAAGTTGTAATTGTCAGCGCGGTCCGCACTCCGATGGGCTCCTTCAAAGGCAGCCTGGCGGCAGTACCAGCCACCAAGCTGGGCTCCATTGCCATTAAGGGAGCCATAGACAAAGCAGGTATGTTCACATGGTTGCCTTTGTTTAGAGGAAACTATTTTCCTCCATTTAGGGCTTGATGTGACATAAGCTGAGGATCATCACCTCATGTGTGCATGCTGATACACTTGACAAAATGGCCTgatttttccctttctctcagCTTCACATGAGTGAGTGGGTTGCTGCATCAAAGAGAGATTGGTTTTGTGCATTTAGTGAGTTTACttgatgtttcctgtctgtagGAATCCCTCTAGAAGAGGTGAAAGAAGTCTACATGGGCAATGTACTTCAGGCAGGAGAAGGACAGGCACCCACGAGACAAGCCTTGCTTGGAGCAGGTATAACTACCCTggcacacagtgttttcatccTCATTCCAAATATTGACTTTGCCCCAAAAAATTGATTTTCATGAACCACCCATACTTGTGCTATCTTAACAAATCAGAAATGATTGGCACATGGATCAAAAAGCAGCTTTGTCTCGGCTTTCCCCCAAAAGATCTGACTGTGAGCATCCGGTTTTTCTGAATACTTTCTTAGTCTGAAAGCCACACATTATACATGCATGACCAAGGttacaaaatatgacaaaatgttttctctagCAGTTTAGAGAGACCTCTTATAATCATCAATTACTGATTTTAAAGAGCTGCAGAAAGTTAACAAAGTAATGTTAAAATATCATCATAATCAACAGCCATGACTGACAGTTCATCAGGCACCGCGGATCTCTGTGAAATAATACTATCCCAAATGCCAAATATGCTGTTTTCTTGTGCCAGAATGACACAAAAGTTTAACTGGGGGTTGGTCAGGAGgattataatttattattatttttttatgcagaTGAAAATATGTCTCTGTATCTTCAGGCTTGACTCTCGGCACTCCAGCAACAACCATCAACAAAGTCTGTGCCTCTGGGATGAAGTCCATCATGATGGCAGCTCAGAGTCTAATGTGTGGACACCAGGTAGCTTTAGCATTAAATATACTGTCACTGTCTTCTGCTAGCTAGATGCTGCTTGCAGGTACAATGGCGTTgtacatataaaaacacaaatctaaCCCCTGACAAGACAGTAGAAAACTGTGGCCAAAAACAAGCATTGTTTACCGTGCTGTTTGATAACTTAAATTATTACTATGGTGTCAGTGAACTtgagaatctttacaaaatttcgttatgcttgcgTAATGACCAAAAAAACTCTTGGTTCTTGACCCTGGAGCCAAAAATACACTTCTTTCAGTTCTTTGACAGAATGGCCGAAATGATCAAATCCTGTTAACACGTTAAGTTGTAGAAAAAGTGAACCTTCATACTGCTCATACACATGCAAGACTCAGGTTGTACAGATATCAAGAATTCATGTCTGGTGCCAGGCAGACAGTCCACAATAGACTGTAGCTGTCACTACAGATAAATGCATGGTGTGATTTTAGGATGTGATGGTGGCAGGAGGCATGGAGAGCATGTCCAATGTACCATATGTGATGTCCAGAGAGACTCCATCCTACGGAGGAGTGAAGATGGAAGACCTCATTGTCAAAGATGGACTCACTGATGTCTACAACAAATTCCACATGGTAACTATCAAACTGCCTGTTTATTATTAGCTTGCTGAAACACTCTTATTCCAGTAGTTGAGATattgtttgaatgaaaatgtaagaaaaactGCAGGCCCAggtaagataaaaaaaatattgacatgCAACTGCCCCATTCTGCATCCATATAATTTTATGGACACAGGTTGGAATTGGCCCTATAAAGTCTGTGTCATTCCTGaaagtaaatgtttaatttcatcagtttcatatttgttctcttttctgttgcttttgttttaactgcCTTTAACAGGGCAACTGTGCGGAAAACACAGCTAAGACCTGCAACATCACCAGAGAAGAGCAGGACGCCTTTGCCATCGGCTCATACAGCCGCAGCAAAGCAGCATGCGAGTCTGGTGTGCTGGCCAAGGAGATTGTGCCAGTTAGCATTCCCCAGAGAGGTACAGCAAAATGCACAGGAATCTGTGACTTTGGTCATTCAGTTTACACAGCACGCGATACCTGATGCAGACGTGCTTTCGTAGGCAAACCTGATGTGGTGGTGTCTGAGGATGAAGAGTGGAGGCGGGTCGATTTCAGCAAAGTTCCCAAACTCAGGCCAGTGTTCCAGAAGGAGAACGGTAATCACAGTTGTAACTAATGTAATTCACTCATTCAATAAGTGAGCTGAGATGACATTAAGGCTCTTTTGCCTACCTAAACAAATTATACAGAACAGTCATACATAATCTGAATGCTTGCTCAAAGaatgtttggtgtgtttgttttgttgtggttgGTCATTCTCTTTTAGGCACGGTGACAGCAGCCAATGCCAGCACACTGAACGATGGAGCAGCTGCTCTTGTTTTAATGACAGCAGATGCTGCAAAGAGACTCAACGTCACTCCACTGGCCAGGATTGTCTGTAAGCTTTATAaacacttacaaacacacaaaaaaacacatgaaaaacagtttGCAGAGTTACCAGTGAAACAGGtgttcagatgaaacaaaagagtGTTGGGCTGCAGTTTAGCAGAGAGGTTGGTCTGCCAGGTGAAAGCAATATAAACTACATGTATGTTTAGGCacttaaaatgtgaaacaacGTTCTTGTATAAAATAACAAGGAACAGGTGCAGCGCAAAAGCCATcatcagattaaaaaataaaaatggattttaacaGATTATTTTAAGGTCAcagtttgaacattttattactgaaacacatttcattgcAACTCCAATCTTTCATCAAGCTGTGAGCCTTTATGGTACTTTTTCAGTTGTGATTATGTTTagcaagagaaaatgaattctGTAAATACACGTCTGTATCTGTGTAGTTAAAACTGTTatcacattatttaaaaaatgtttctgaagcTGTCACAATTATCATAAATACATGACTCATATGTTGAATTCTTTTTTCAACATAGCTTTTGCTGATGCTGCAGTTGCACCCATTGATTTCCCCATTGCTCCTGCATATGCTGTACCAAAGGTGAGTATGAGCATCTATTTAGCAGGAATGTCCCCCCgagtttttttattgttaatatttgaGGATCCAAGTCCTCAAAAGTTTGGTATCTGTTTTTAATAATACAGTATGATCAGATATTTACACCCATTacccacaacattaaaaccactgaccacctaaacattgcagaccaaatacacatTTCGAAAACGGatcaggaatgtctcaaggagCACAACAACGGCCTAAAcactccccagatcccaacgTGATCAATAATCTGTAGGATGCAGCGGAATAAGCCGAATCCACCCTCCAAGCCTCCATGCTGGAGACTTTACCTcaggggtgtccaaacttttttcACTGAGGGCCACATGCCCTCAAAGAAGGGGCTGGGCCACTTACTAGAAATTAGGTATATAGCCTTAACTTTAGTGTATTAAAGttagaaaaatcaattaaaagtggacaaatatgttatattgttgaatataattaaaaacaaaactgccttcATCACAGCTTTCCATACATGGATCTTAActgatttattcagaaaaagCTTTGGTAGCTCATTCTCAGAACAGCAGCCTCAGATTTAGACAGAAGATTtacagtacagagaaaaaaaacaataaagtggaAAATGGAACGGCTAAATTTCAAGCTTGTTATTTAGGTTATTAGGGTTAGCAACACAACTGTAACGTTCGTATGAAACGGTTATCAACATTAACAGACTGAACTGGACTTAATAACAGGAGTGCATATAATTTTAGTAAATTATTCTGGTGAGTATCAGCTGCACTGGGTATGTAAATCGGGCCATCCAGCTGCGGTGCTGATCCGACGCCACTCGTGCCAAAAATCCGGACAAATTCATTTGATCAAGGAGCAAATCTTCATCAGATGAGATCAGCTGACtttgtgtgtgcgctgtgtGTTAACAAGAAAAACGCATAGAATAAAGTGGTGCGCAAAAGCAGGGTAGCGACAGAATTGATGCGCATTATTGATATTTGTTGCATGTGTACTTGCACATGCATGCTTATTAACACACGGGTACTGTGGAATATATTTTACTCACCTAAAGTGGGAACAGCATTGCACTCAGTGGGAGCAGTGATGCTGCGCTTTGGATCGAAGGATTGCTGGCAGGTCTGGAGTAAACTTAGTTTATTACTTTTCTCCAAGTCTCCATCTGAAAAAGGCTTGCCATGTCTTGCGATGAGTTGGGCGACCTCATAGCTGGCTATTGTAGCCTTTTCCTGGACTTTTTGAGCACgaaaaaaatactgttgctGACCCTGCAGGTTAGCTACCATTTGCTTTACTTTCTGCTCTCGCTCAGCACCAGTGCACCATGCATAGGCCTGATGTTTTGTCTCATAATGACGTCGTATGTTATACTCTTTCATAACTGCCACAGTTTCAGTGCagatcaaacagacacacttccCCTGAAATTCTTTGAAGAAATACTCACTCTCCCACCGTGTCTGAAATTTTCTGCACTCACTCTCTACCTTTCGCTTCCTTGGTTCTGCCATGTTGAGTAATTTGGGGCAAGTTTCTTCTCTGATTATTGTCCTTTTTGCTGGAGCAACTGCCTTGAAGGCCCTTGATCAACAGTAGCTCCCTCTGGTGTTAAAACGGAGAAGTGCAATACACTCAGGCAAAAATTGAAGTGTGGGccatattctattctatttaaaAGAATTCTTGAAGGCTGCAGTTGGCCCGCGGGCCGTAGTTTGCACACCCCTGCTCTACCTGAATGCATAGCACCTAAACAGTCCAACATTATGATGCTGTTGACCAGAAAATaccccccagaggtcctgtgtttCCTCTCCTGAGCTTGGAGGGTTCACCTGGTGGGAGGGAGGATTTGGCGTTGTAATCTGGGGAGACTGCTGGTCGTtgctgtggtccttgagacGTTTCAGGGCGGTTTTCCAAATGTGACGGGCAACATTGTCCAGCTAGGGGGAGGCCATTGCTGAGGGgaagagctgttgccatgggggaggggtgtatttggtctgcaatgttttgGTGGGTGGTGTGTGGTCTATCAGTGTATAGTTATCTAAATGCCTGTCACAGGTCACAATTGACTGTCACATGTGACGTTGTTCATgtgatgaaagtgatgaaaacaatCGTCAGCGCCGGCTAAAAATGAAGAAGCTGCCAGCTGAATGTTTTGTACACACCTCTTAGCTGATAAGAGAGAGGAGCGACAGCAGATTCCTTAGTTGCTGAGTTTTAGTGAAaccatttattttactgcatatGGGGGAACCAAGTCAACCAGTCCACTTAAAACAATGGAGCACATTGTTCCTTCTGTAGAGCCCAGCTGTCAGCCCTGTAATACAAGAAAGATggggtggggaaaaaaacacaacagttcaGTAAAGCAAggattatatttttatttgaaataattaattaaataattgatGTACATCTGTTTCAGGTTCTGGATGCAGCAGGGCTGAAGAAGGACGATATCGCCATGTGGGAGATCAATGAGGCCTTCAGCGTGGTTGTGCTGGCCAACATCAAGATGTTGGATATCGACCCTGCAAAAGTTAACGTCAACGGGGGAGCCGTGTCACTGGGACACCCCATTGGGTAAGAAACCGAAAGGGACGTCTACAGACTTTTAGATGAAATCTGGGATATGACCTggaatgaagaggaaagaacaaaaatgcTACAGCTTAGCTTTTTGCAGGAAAGAATGGTGTGTcctgtttttcaaaaaatatctCCTCctatttttttagctttttcttttgccatttttgaatCTGATCCTGTAGAGTagggaacaaaaaaaatcagctgttaAAGTGTCATCCATTAACTATTTCAGTCCCATATTCAAAGTATCCCATAACGCTATGGATatcaaaacacaagaaaatgacAAGGTCAGAGAGTAGGTAACCTTGTTGTAGAATTATTAAATATCTGTTATACTTTAAACTTGCTTTATTTTTCGTGAGGGCAGTTTATTACGGTATTTCCCCGTGGATGACCACAACGGAAAACCTTTCGTTTGCCAGCCCTTCTCTTCCTGCCTCAGCGTACTCTCAGCTCACTTTCACCAAAAACAAGTTCTGGGGATGAAAGACAAGTGAGACTTTCTGGCTCAGTTTTAAAGACTGATATAATATGGATAGTTTGGAGCTGAAAAAAGATCTTTTAGTGCTGGATAAGTTTGCAGACTTGAGTGGGACTGTTCAAGCCAGGGAAAGGTGAAGGGCATACCAGACATTCCGTCCAAGTCTGCCATTGATGAAAACATATGGTGAATGGGCCCCTTAAGAGCAGcttctctcacctcctccactACTAGAACAGCAACTACATGGCAGACATGAGAATCTGTGtcacagaggacaggaggaatGCTTTGTGGAGTGTTATTTGTTCTGAACATAACTACAATGCGTCTTTAAGTGTAGATATGTAGTAAAGAACAGACTTCAAGAACTGGACATGGCATCATATCTGTTTACGTACCAACTGTCTTGTGGATTGgactttatactttatttctcttctccTGTCAGGATGTCTGGGGCAAGAATTGTGGGTCACATGGTCCACAACCTGAAGTCAGGCCAGTACGGGCTGGCAGGCATCTGCAATGGAGGTGGTGGAGCTTCATCTATTCTGATCCAGAAACTGTAGGCAACTTGAGACTTCTCTTTCCCCAGTACACGTAGCTGATCCGTGCTGACATCTTGTTGGCTCCACCTGGTTAAGATCTCTGTACAACTTCAATGCCAGTGGCCTTACTCAAGAAGCAATGTGGGACTTGAATCACGTGATTTCCCCAGTCTTTAAAACACTCCTTTGTTTGATAAAAATTGATTAATATTTAACTCTGAAGTCAAGTGgttaaataaatagtttttttgAAACCACTGTTGTGTTACTGATTGATTCTCGACTATGGGGTTCACAGTCATCAAAGGTTTGACCTATAATAATTCACATCagatacaaattaaaataagtttATTCAAGTGTTGGCAGTGTAATTTTCAATTTGGCCACCAGAGGCTGCAATTTCAGTTTATGATGTTAAATGCACTTGAATCATGTTGCAGTGCTCATGCTGCCTCTACAAAGCAggtttgaatgttttctgtatATTTGTTGTCATCATCTTTTTGTCATTAGTTATGAGTGATTAAAGTTTGGTTTGAGAAATTTTGAAGTTTCTGCTGTTCCTTCAGTACAGTGGAGTTGAACGcaatttttgtttgtggtttccAAAGCAAAATATCAAATGCGACATGTCTACCGAGAAAGAAAACAGTAGTTTGGaacataaaactgaactgtCCAAAAAATCGGAATAGCCACCACTCTCCATTTGGGGATTTTGTGTCTTAGATGGACTGACCCTTTAACCTAACGACGAAACATACCAACAATTTTCactcttctctccatctgtaggtaaatctgtctttgttcatttttcttaatAGCTAACCATTTATGTAGCTAGCTGGGCTCAAATGAAACCATGTTATCGTATGATGAATTAAGGGGAGATCTTGGTGTAAATATTTACACTTCGTGAattcttcacattaaaaaaatgtgtgtgataaCCTACATTTGCCCTGAGATAGTACCAGCTAGCTGCTGAGTTTCATTCCTGTTatctgcaaaatgtcagcaCATGTCTTTTGTGTTCTCATAACCGGTTTTACCTAAATTTAATAATCCAAAACTTTGAATGTGTTAAAAAGTATCCAAATGCTGAGCTGACGTCACTCAGTGAGACATTATGTCCTTTACAATCTCTTACTGGATGGCTCTTGACT
Encoded here:
- the acat1 gene encoding acetyl-CoA acetyltransferase, mitochondrial, with amino-acid sequence MSSGGLLIMHAQICKRLAHKYLSRTYTSRPSLNEVVIVSAVRTPMGSFKGSLAAVPATKLGSIAIKGAIDKAGIPLEEVKEVYMGNVLQAGEGQAPTRQALLGAGLTLGTPATTINKVCASGMKSIMMAAQSLMCGHQDVMVAGGMESMSNVPYVMSRETPSYGGVKMEDLIVKDGLTDVYNKFHMGNCAENTAKTCNITREEQDAFAIGSYSRSKAACESGVLAKEIVPVSIPQRGKPDVVVSEDEEWRRVDFSKVPKLRPVFQKENGTVTAANASTLNDGAAALVLMTADAAKRLNVTPLARIVSFADAAVAPIDFPIAPAYAVPKVLDAAGLKKDDIAMWEINEAFSVVVLANIKMLDIDPAKVNVNGGAVSLGHPIGMSGARIVGHMVHNLKSGQYGLAGICNGGGGASSILIQKL